In one window of Chelmon rostratus isolate fCheRos1 chromosome 19, fCheRos1.pri, whole genome shotgun sequence DNA:
- the LOC121623195 gene encoding apelin receptor B-like encodes MEMEPTEGPYEYYDYEDTENSSMCDYSEWTPSYSVIPVLYMLIFILGLSGNGVVIFTVWRAQGKRRAADVYIGNLALADLTFVVTLPLWAVYTAMGYHWPFGVALCKISSYVVLLNMYASVFCLTCMSFDRYLAIVHSLSSTQLRTRGHTQACLTAIWLLSGLLAAPTLIFRTTKYDPTSNRTSCAMDFSLVLTNKSQQKQENLWIAGLSISSSVLGFLLPFLAMMVCYGFIGCTVTRHFNTLRKEDQRKRRLLKIITTLVVVFAACWMPFHIVKSADALSYLDLFPDTCAFLRFLLLAHPYATCLAYVNSCLNPFLYAFFDLRFRSQCLCLLNLKKSLHASPASSLSSQKTEAQSLATKV; translated from the coding sequence atggAGATGGAGCCAACTGAGGGTCCTTATGAGTACTATGACTACGAGGATACAGAAAACTCCAGCATGTGTGACTACTCCGAGTGGACGCCGTCATACTCCGTCATCCCGGTGCTGTACATGCTTATTTTCATCCTCGGCCTGTCTGGAAATGGGGTTGTCATCTTCACCGTGTGGAGAGCCCAGGGTAAGAGGCGAGCTGCTGACGTCTACATCGGCAACCTGGCCCTGGCCGACCTCACCTTTGTGGTCACTCTGCCTCTGTGGGCCGTTTACACAGCCATGGGCTACCACTGGCCCTTTGGAGTGGCCCTCTGTAAGATCAGCAGTTACGTGGTCCTGCTCAACATGTACGCCAGCGTCTTCTGCCTCACCTGCATGAGCTTCGACCGCTACCTGGCCATCGTCCACTCGCTGTCCAGCACCCAGCTGCGCACCCGCGGCCACACGCAAGCCTGCCTGACAGCCATCTGGCTGCTGTCTGGTCTCCTGGCCGCCCCGACTCTGATTTTCCGCACCACCAAATATGATCCAACCAGCAACCGCACATCCTGCGCCATGGACTTCAGCCTGGTGTTGACCAACAAGAGCCAACAAAAGCAAGAGAATCTGTGGATCGCTGGTCTCAGCATCTCCTCCTCAGTCCTGGGCTTTCTCCTACCTTTCTTGGCGATGATGGTGTGCTATGGCTTCATTGGCTGCACCGTCACACGCCACTTCAACACTCTGCGCAAAGAGGACCAGCGTAAGAGGAGGCTGCTGAAGATCATCACCAcgctggtggtggtgtttgcCGCCTGCTGGATGCCCTTCCACATCGTGAAGAGTGCTGACGCCCTCTCCTACCTGGACCTGTTTCCAGACACCTGTGCCTTCCTTCGCTTCCTGCTGCTGGCCCACCCGTACGCCACCTGCCTGGCATACGTCAACAGCTGCCTCAACCCCTTCCTCTACGCCTTCTTCGACCTACGCTTCAGATCCCAGTGTCTGTGCCTGCTCAACCTGAAGAAGTCATTGCATGCAAGCCCCGCCAGCTCCCTGTCCTCTCAGAAGACAGAGGCTCAGTCTCTGGCCACGAAGGTGTGA